A window from Lactiplantibacillus pentosus encodes these proteins:
- a CDS encoding ABC transporter ATP-binding protein, whose product MLKVNDLGYWYDRQENSLFEHVNLEFKSGTSYAIVGQSGSGKTTFLSLLAGLDKPRAGQIELNGEPINKIGLTNYRRSKVAIVFQSYNLLTYMSPLNNLMTAMAITNSEHRGDKEYAMKMLRRLGISDDQMKKNVQRLSGGQQQRVAIARTMVCDAKLVVADEPTGNLDEENTKYVIDQFQKIAHEQKKCVIIVTHEPDVADACDHSYRLEKHQFVSET is encoded by the coding sequence ATGTTAAAAGTAAATGATCTTGGTTACTGGTATGACCGCCAAGAAAATAGTCTATTTGAACACGTAAATCTTGAATTTAAGTCCGGCACGTCGTATGCCATCGTTGGCCAAAGTGGCTCTGGGAAGACGACCTTTCTCTCCCTGCTTGCTGGTTTGGATAAACCACGCGCTGGTCAGATTGAACTCAACGGCGAGCCTATCAATAAAATCGGCCTGACCAACTATCGGCGTTCTAAGGTGGCCATCGTCTTTCAGTCCTACAACCTGTTGACGTACATGTCGCCATTGAACAACTTGATGACGGCAATGGCGATTACCAATTCGGAACACCGTGGCGACAAGGAGTACGCGATGAAGATGTTGCGGCGCTTAGGCATTAGTGACGACCAGATGAAGAAGAATGTTCAACGGTTATCCGGTGGACAGCAGCAACGGGTCGCCATTGCACGGACGATGGTGTGTGATGCCAAGTTAGTGGTGGCGGATGAACCGACTGGTAATTTGGATGAAGAGAACACGAAATATGTGATCGACCAATTCCAAAAAATCGCTCACGAACAGAAGAAATGCGTGATTATTGTAACGCATGAACCGGACGTGGCGGATGCGTGCGACCACTCGTACCGCTTAGAAAAACATCAATTTGTCTCAGAGACTTAG
- a CDS encoding TetR/AcrR family transcriptional regulator: MTERLIQDSLINLLQQQSLDEITVTAVCKAADINRGTFYAHYEDVKDCMKKMEQDATEELLAVIDEHLNPDSLQAILTGIFEVVKKRHAVTSFILTTDQDFLMSFMATTKREILAHNQAEIAGIGNREKEYMFEYYINGIIGVVRYWLKTGLHETPKELARFINDWWYRGKPINNLTEH, from the coding sequence ATGACCGAACGTTTAATTCAAGATAGCTTAATCAATCTGCTCCAGCAGCAATCACTCGATGAGATTACGGTGACTGCGGTCTGTAAAGCAGCCGACATCAACCGGGGGACCTTCTATGCGCATTATGAAGATGTCAAAGATTGCATGAAGAAGATGGAACAAGACGCCACCGAGGAATTACTGGCGGTGATCGATGAACATCTCAATCCCGACTCACTACAAGCCATTCTGACGGGAATCTTCGAAGTCGTTAAGAAACGGCATGCCGTGACTTCCTTCATCTTAACGACCGACCAAGACTTCCTGATGAGCTTCATGGCAACTACGAAACGCGAAATCTTGGCGCACAACCAAGCCGAAATCGCCGGCATCGGTAACCGTGAAAAGGAATACATGTTTGAGTATTACATCAACGGCATCATCGGCGTTGTCCGTTACTGGCTAAAGACTGGTCTACATGAGACGCCGAAAGAACTCGCCCGGTTCATCAATGACTGGTGGTACCGGGGCAAGCCCATCAATAACCTCACGGAACACTAA
- a CDS encoding ABC transporter permease has translation MNFFKRAWLNLTAKKGRSILLVLVTTAIMLFVLAGLLIRNAADTATSNAKKSVGATVTLSANREAAFKKMRSSTSTSKSSRPKLTTSPVKLSDAKKIAKLNNVASYNATVSTSANAKGFDTISTSSSSGGMKGMGGMSSSSSGDIAITGVTNTSSVSTFESSSSKITKGRGITASDEGTNNVVIESELAKEDSLSVGDTIKLKATTGDKKTYTMKIVGIYKASSSASTQQGPGSTDVSNTVYTSYTFANTVKGSKYKNTADSVTFSISNPAKVSSVKTAGKKIINTSKYSLATDDSSYQTVKSSMNNVKSFADKIVWLVAIAGTIILALIVILMIRERRYEIGVLLSLGESRWKIVGQFFIEMVMVLIVSVVLAGFGGKFVGNKLGDQLVSQQTTTATTSTSSTSQGQPGGGGGAPSGNTGGSKPSGNMPSGGGRMGGGANSTASSAADTDLDINVTIMDLVELGGFGLAIMFLSIMLASGGILRLQPKKVLID, from the coding sequence GTGAATTTTTTTAAACGCGCATGGCTTAACTTAACGGCGAAAAAGGGCCGTTCAATTCTATTAGTACTCGTGACCACTGCAATAATGTTGTTTGTGTTAGCGGGACTACTGATTAGGAATGCCGCTGATACAGCGACAAGCAATGCCAAGAAGAGTGTCGGTGCGACCGTCACATTGTCTGCTAACCGGGAGGCCGCATTCAAGAAGATGCGGAGTTCCACGTCTACTAGCAAGTCGAGCAGACCGAAGCTGACGACCTCGCCCGTTAAGTTGAGTGATGCCAAGAAGATCGCAAAACTCAACAACGTTGCCAGTTATAATGCAACGGTTTCAACTTCTGCCAATGCGAAGGGCTTTGATACGATTTCAACGTCCAGCAGTAGTGGCGGGATGAAAGGCATGGGTGGTATGAGTAGCAGTAGTAGCGGCGATATCGCGATTACTGGGGTAACGAATACCAGCAGTGTCTCAACGTTTGAAAGTAGCTCAAGTAAAATCACCAAGGGTCGTGGCATTACGGCCAGTGATGAAGGCACCAATAACGTGGTCATCGAAAGCGAATTGGCTAAAGAAGACAGCCTGAGCGTCGGTGATACGATCAAGCTCAAGGCGACGACTGGTGACAAGAAGACGTATACGATGAAGATCGTCGGAATCTACAAGGCTTCTTCAAGTGCAAGTACCCAACAAGGGCCTGGTAGCACCGATGTCAGCAACACGGTCTACACGTCATACACCTTTGCCAACACGGTCAAAGGCTCGAAGTACAAGAATACTGCAGATTCTGTAACCTTCTCAATCTCTAACCCGGCGAAGGTCAGCAGCGTCAAGACGGCTGGTAAGAAGATTATCAACACGTCGAAGTATTCATTAGCAACGGATGATAGTAGTTATCAGACGGTCAAGAGTTCGATGAATAACGTGAAGTCATTTGCGGATAAAATCGTTTGGCTGGTTGCGATTGCCGGTACGATTATCTTAGCTTTGATCGTTATTCTGATGATTCGCGAACGGCGCTACGAAATCGGTGTCTTGCTGTCATTAGGTGAGAGTCGCTGGAAGATTGTCGGCCAATTCTTCATCGAAATGGTGATGGTCTTGATTGTTTCCGTCGTCTTAGCTGGCTTCGGTGGCAAGTTTGTCGGTAACAAACTCGGCGATCAGTTAGTCTCACAACAAACGACTACGGCTACGACGTCAACTAGTTCGACGAGTCAAGGTCAGCCTGGCGGTGGCGGCGGTGCACCTAGTGGCAACACGGGTGGTAGCAAACCAAGTGGTAATATGCCTAGCGGTGGCGGTCGTATGGGCGGTGGTGCTAATAGCACGGCTAGTTCAGCGGCTGACACGGACCTCGATATCAACGTTACGATCATGGATCTGGTTGAACTTGGTGGGTTTGGTCTCGCCATCATGTTCCTGTCGATTATGTTAGCTTCAGGCGGCATTTTACGACTACAGCCGAAGAAAGTTTTAATTGATTAG
- a CDS encoding DNA-3-methyladenine glycosylase I has translation MERCAWANSSSVMQAYHDNEWGRPQHDPQRLFELLCLETYQAGLSWQTVLNKRAAFNEDFANYDIAIVAKMTTADVERLLQDARIIRHRQKLMATLNNARVIANWPAGSDFATWLWSFVDGQPIRQAWASINDVPATNDLARQISKQMKQRGFKFVGPTTIYSYLQAVGIINDHVRDCPCAPENEAV, from the coding sequence ATGGAACGATGTGCGTGGGCGAATTCGTCGTCAGTCATGCAAGCGTATCATGACAATGAGTGGGGCCGTCCCCAGCATGACCCGCAGCGGTTGTTTGAATTGCTGTGCTTAGAGACGTATCAGGCGGGCCTAAGCTGGCAAACGGTCTTGAATAAACGCGCGGCCTTCAATGAAGACTTCGCTAACTATGATATTGCGATCGTTGCTAAGATGACGACTGCGGATGTGGAGCGACTGCTGCAGGATGCACGGATCATTCGTCACCGGCAAAAACTGATGGCGACACTGAACAACGCACGCGTTATCGCCAATTGGCCCGCGGGCTCAGACTTTGCAACCTGGTTATGGTCGTTCGTTGATGGTCAACCGATTCGGCAAGCGTGGGCCTCAATTAATGACGTTCCCGCCACGAATGACTTGGCTCGCCAAATCTCTAAGCAAATGAAACAACGCGGCTTTAAATTTGTTGGCCCGACGACAATTTATTCTTATTTGCAGGCAGTCGGTATCATCAACGACCATGTCCGTGACTGCCCGTGTGCACCAGAAAATGAAGCTGTCTAA
- a CDS encoding MMPL family transporter, whose translation MKGSRRRFTIQAIIWLVVMVAAIIFLPNVSSLVRDKGQTKLPSSAKSQVAQVIQNHWGRNQNNTRQVVVVFNNGDSPLTADQKQAIDGTIKHFKDQKSKYHVKSMTAASDNAAAKKQLISKDKSTELLQLMVGKKQTVANMTKNITDGAKTAGVKTYVTGSDILNDDFTQETEAGIQKTEIITVIFIFIVLTLVFRSPITPLVSLLSVGVSFIISLSVVMNLVDKFNFPLSNFTQVFMVVVLFGIGTDYNILMFDQFKEELSHGDSPVAATGRALKIAGRTILYSGSSLLIGFSALGLANFSIYKSAVGVAIAVAILLLVLLTLNPFFMALLGPRLFWPTKKFAGGSTSKMWHGIAASSVRYPIIALVVVLGVSLPFILTYNNQLNYDTLAELNDSIPAKKGFKVVQDHFSKGTAEPSTLYIKTDHALNNEKDLKLIDSLTKQLQKVKGVKTVASVTQPGGSEVSQLYVNDQLGTVTSGMKSAGKGLTKIGSGLDSANSKLKSANMSDSAKSAKKLADGADEVASGVVSYTDGVYTVNNGLNQLNSKTGTLSSGVNKLVSGSGQVTSGANTVASGNSTLASSLITYTNGVYTVNSGLNQLNSKTGTLSSGVNKLATGANSLSSGLTTVFSGTQTLSNGLSELNDKKSSISSGTGQLTASIAELQQGSASLSENLAALEKSVSGNSIDTSKLETLTSNLNTINANLQKLVTSSDSVTSNIASVNKAATLFSDSSDKMSEDMGTMQKALSSAASRDAASSSTTATVNANSVASAALAAAGSSATSEQKAAISSAVTSEVNAQNSSNANTSSTATTKAGTVTASDGLTALSDMQQRLTALKSATESLNNLSENLNNLASVKQVASAAIQGNDASLQAIEQISASAEKLKTMESAVSKLSSGSSEITANLSQLQTGAETLASKLNQYTAGVATASAGASKLNTGVSSASTGASQLSSGLGSLQGQIPTLTSAISALDAGTNKLNNNSAALVSGANQLASGATQVASGSSQVTSGLTTLKGQVPTLVSAISALDTGTNKLVANSATLNSGASQVASGNEQMYTSIQSLVGQMKTLQDGLKTASDGTKTINKGVGSANSYLTGLKDSAAAKTYYVPKSTLKGKTYKSALKAYMSGNNHATKMTIVLNENPSSKSAMNKVTAIQKQAENSLKGTALDGATIAIGGQTSETNDTQSIASSDFIRTAAIMLVGILIALMVITRSVLQPFYILGTLLLAYIMSLSITRMLSSWFMGQDMLTWNTPFFGFIMLIALGVDYSIFLMMKYREFDNSAATPSTRIVRASAVIGAVVLSAALILSGTFAALMPSGVLTLIQVAMVVIIGLIILVFAIPTIIPSLIRLTYPLTDRMEDESDAEKQTKRNRH comes from the coding sequence GTGAAAGGGAGCCGTAGACGCTTTACAATTCAAGCGATTATCTGGCTAGTCGTGATGGTAGCGGCCATCATCTTCTTGCCAAATGTCAGCAGTCTGGTCCGCGACAAGGGTCAGACCAAGCTACCAAGTAGTGCGAAGAGTCAAGTTGCACAGGTTATCCAAAATCACTGGGGGCGCAATCAGAATAATACGCGCCAAGTGGTCGTGGTCTTCAATAATGGTGATTCACCATTAACCGCTGATCAGAAGCAGGCAATCGATGGGACGATTAAACACTTCAAAGATCAGAAATCGAAGTATCACGTGAAATCAATGACGGCAGCCAGCGATAATGCCGCTGCTAAGAAGCAATTGATTTCGAAGGATAAATCAACCGAATTGTTACAATTAATGGTTGGTAAAAAGCAAACTGTCGCGAATATGACGAAGAATATTACTGACGGCGCCAAGACCGCTGGTGTCAAGACGTACGTGACAGGGAGTGACATCTTAAATGATGACTTCACTCAAGAGACGGAAGCCGGGATCCAGAAAACGGAAATTATTACCGTTATCTTCATCTTCATTGTGTTGACCTTGGTCTTCCGGTCACCGATTACACCATTAGTTTCGCTGTTGTCAGTCGGGGTCTCATTCATCATTTCGCTGAGCGTTGTGATGAACTTAGTTGATAAATTTAACTTTCCATTGTCGAACTTCACCCAAGTCTTCATGGTCGTGGTGCTGTTCGGGATTGGGACCGACTACAACATTTTAATGTTCGATCAATTCAAAGAAGAACTCAGTCATGGCGATAGTCCGGTCGCCGCGACTGGGCGCGCGTTAAAGATTGCCGGACGAACGATCCTTTACAGTGGGTCGTCACTACTGATTGGGTTTAGTGCCCTAGGGCTTGCCAACTTCTCAATCTACAAGTCAGCGGTCGGTGTTGCGATTGCCGTTGCCATCTTACTGCTGGTCTTGTTGACCTTGAACCCATTCTTCATGGCTTTGTTAGGACCACGGTTGTTCTGGCCAACCAAGAAGTTTGCGGGTGGGAGTACGAGTAAGATGTGGCACGGTATCGCTGCTTCATCCGTGCGCTACCCAATCATCGCGTTGGTCGTTGTGTTAGGGGTCTCATTACCATTCATCCTGACTTACAACAATCAATTGAACTATGATACGTTAGCCGAATTGAACGATTCGATCCCAGCGAAGAAAGGTTTCAAAGTCGTCCAGGACCACTTCTCCAAAGGGACGGCCGAACCATCAACGCTGTATATCAAGACTGACCATGCTTTAAATAATGAAAAAGATTTGAAGCTCATCGACAGTTTGACCAAGCAGCTCCAAAAGGTCAAAGGGGTCAAAACGGTCGCTTCAGTCACCCAACCAGGTGGCTCAGAAGTGAGTCAACTGTACGTCAATGATCAATTAGGCACGGTCACTAGCGGTATGAAGAGTGCCGGCAAAGGCCTAACTAAGATTGGCAGCGGCCTGGACAGCGCCAACAGTAAGCTGAAGAGCGCGAATATGTCTGATAGCGCTAAGTCAGCTAAGAAGTTGGCGGATGGGGCGGATGAAGTCGCTAGCGGCGTCGTGTCCTATACCGATGGTGTTTACACGGTCAATAATGGCTTGAACCAATTGAATAGTAAGACTGGCACGCTCTCTAGTGGGGTTAATAAGCTGGTTAGTGGGTCTGGTCAGGTTACAAGTGGTGCCAATACCGTTGCATCCGGTAACTCAACCTTGGCTTCTAGTCTGATAACCTATACGAATGGTGTTTATACCGTCAATAGTGGCCTTAATCAGTTGAATAGTAAGACTGGCACATTATCCAGTGGTGTAAATAAATTAGCTACTGGGGCGAACTCACTATCTAGCGGATTAACCACTGTGTTCTCAGGAACCCAAACGTTGTCCAATGGATTATCAGAACTGAATGATAAGAAATCCTCAATTTCAAGCGGAACGGGTCAGTTAACAGCGTCAATTGCAGAATTACAACAGGGTTCTGCAAGTCTGTCTGAAAACCTCGCAGCCTTAGAAAAGTCAGTGAGTGGCAACTCTATTGATACAAGTAAATTGGAAACTTTAACTTCTAACTTAAATACAATCAATGCGAATTTACAGAAGTTAGTAACCAGTTCAGATAGTGTTACATCTAATATCGCTAGCGTGAACAAGGCGGCCACCCTATTTAGTGACTCATCAGACAAAATGTCAGAAGATATGGGTACCATGCAGAAAGCCTTATCAAGCGCGGCAAGTCGAGATGCTGCTTCAAGTTCAACGACGGCTACGGTTAATGCCAATTCAGTTGCTTCTGCTGCATTGGCTGCGGCCGGATCATCTGCAACCTCGGAACAAAAGGCTGCGATTAGTTCAGCAGTTACATCTGAGGTGAATGCTCAGAATAGCTCGAACGCAAATACGAGTTCAACTGCGACAACTAAAGCCGGTACCGTAACAGCGAGTGATGGTCTGACAGCATTGTCCGATATGCAACAGAGATTGACGGCTTTAAAGAGTGCGACTGAGTCTCTGAATAATTTGAGTGAGAATCTGAACAATTTAGCAAGTGTTAAGCAAGTTGCTTCCGCCGCTATTCAAGGAAACGATGCTTCGTTACAAGCCATTGAACAGATTTCTGCATCAGCAGAAAAGCTGAAAACGATGGAAAGTGCCGTTTCAAAATTGTCTAGTGGTTCTTCAGAGATTACCGCTAACTTGTCCCAGCTTCAGACTGGGGCCGAGACCCTTGCAAGTAAGTTGAATCAATATACGGCTGGAGTAGCGACAGCATCTGCAGGTGCATCTAAACTCAATACTGGTGTAAGCAGTGCTTCAACTGGTGCAAGCCAACTTTCTAGTGGTTTAGGCTCGTTGCAAGGTCAAATCCCAACGCTTACTAGTGCAATTAGTGCGTTAGATGCCGGGACTAATAAGCTTAATAATAATTCTGCTGCGTTAGTTTCAGGTGCAAATCAGTTAGCATCCGGTGCAACTCAAGTAGCTTCCGGTTCATCCCAAGTAACATCTGGTTTGACAACCTTGAAAGGTCAAGTACCAACCTTGGTTAGTGCAATCAGCGCGTTGGATACTGGGACGAACAAGTTGGTCGCAAATTCGGCTACCCTTAACAGCGGTGCCTCCCAAGTTGCCTCAGGTAACGAACAGATGTACACCAGCATTCAAAGCTTAGTTGGTCAGATGAAGACCCTCCAAGACGGTTTGAAGACTGCCAGTGATGGGACTAAGACGATCAACAAGGGTGTTGGCTCAGCTAATAGTTACTTGACTGGGTTGAAGGATTCTGCGGCTGCGAAGACGTACTACGTGCCAAAGAGTACCTTGAAGGGTAAGACTTACAAGTCTGCTTTAAAGGCTTACATGTCTGGTAATAACCATGCCACGAAGATGACGATCGTCTTGAATGAAAATCCAAGTTCGAAGTCAGCGATGAATAAGGTAACGGCAATTCAAAAACAAGCTGAAAATAGCTTGAAGGGGACTGCGTTAGACGGTGCAACGATTGCCATTGGTGGTCAAACATCTGAAACCAACGATACCCAATCAATTGCTTCTAGTGACTTTATTCGGACGGCAGCAATCATGTTAGTCGGAATTCTGATTGCCTTGATGGTCATCACACGTTCCGTATTACAACCGTTCTACATCTTAGGGACCTTGTTATTGGCTTACATTATGTCCTTGAGTATCACGCGGATGTTGAGTAGTTGGTTCATGGGTCAAGACATGTTGACTTGGAACACACCATTCTTCGGGTTCATCATGTTGATTGCCCTTGGGGTCGACTACAGTATCTTCCTGATGATGAAATATCGTGAATTTGATAATTCGGCTGCTACACCAAGCACTCGAATCGTCAGAGCTTCTGCCGTAATCGGTGCCGTGGTCTTATCCGCCGCCCTGATTCTGAGTGGGACATTTGCCGCCTTGATGCCATCCGGTGTCTTGACGTTGATTCAAGTGGCGATGGTCGTTATCATTGGGTTGATTATCCTGGTATTCGCCATCCCAACGATTATTCCAAGTTTGATTCGGTTAACTTACCCGTTGACCGATCGCATGGAAGACGAATCCGATGCTGAAAAGCAAACGAAGCGGAACCGTCACTAA
- a CDS encoding lectin-like domain-containing protein — MRKLTSWGLLVGLLVVILGLWWSTVAATADELDSLPKSALNLDGLFEVGKFEQNAASKLAVDQGDGHTANVFELNNDNNQVGAIWSTPVNRFNLNVDNKITMLVNFGDRGAGEGLALVLQNDPRKTAAISRFGTKRVIGENLGVYGTDTYSRKTASSTIAKTAIQKSWAIEIDTKNNDGGFLGLYQRGNSFDEKMHGNHVAVNYPASPETYTQRGGLTSSYRFEQNHLAAQEKLKLNNGQWYRLQLSWSAKSKVMTYTFGNNTPRLVKIDTSVFGKEVRNLTWGVTSTSTSSNARTLVAFEQLPQPIEIESELNVTNVSQELPVHEGSWVHGGDDLEYEYVLSYLSGDNGWEKVEANIPLPEYVKFSSATVRYEDGHEETIELPDDDRSEDRLQHMLSQSLSKENRHAYITLRGEAERVNQDTKVQDDISYFVGPAMEIATATPHFTITTGKAVSLSVDPVQPVKKGAPATVKGQVKLDDGLDFDNDGMRVELKLNGERLEDYLLDPDDAPGYVELELDPEDLNEGENELILRAKSQDNATSDAVAVTILVLNGELKIKSSSKTSTFEAVRLTGAAQTSRPKDLEVIVADETGGNTGWRLDVHASKFVTAQGRVLAGDLYYNDGKELKSVTDATQTVVKTQTKAGEDYNVTKDWSDQHGLIIKTNPAAVPGQYESTLTWTLSAVPGK; from the coding sequence GTGAGAAAATTAACGAGTTGGGGATTGTTGGTCGGGCTGTTAGTCGTGATATTGGGATTATGGTGGTCGACGGTTGCGGCCACTGCGGATGAGTTGGATTCTTTACCTAAATCGGCATTGAACTTAGACGGGTTATTTGAAGTGGGCAAGTTTGAGCAGAACGCCGCTTCGAAGCTGGCTGTTGACCAGGGCGATGGTCATACGGCGAACGTCTTTGAATTGAATAATGATAATAACCAAGTGGGTGCGATTTGGTCGACACCCGTTAACCGGTTTAATTTAAACGTTGATAATAAGATCACGATGCTCGTTAATTTTGGCGACCGGGGTGCTGGGGAAGGCCTGGCCCTCGTGTTACAAAATGACCCACGCAAGACGGCTGCCATCAGTCGCTTTGGGACCAAACGGGTGATTGGCGAGAACCTCGGTGTCTACGGGACGGATACGTATAGTCGTAAAACGGCTTCATCAACGATTGCCAAGACGGCGATTCAAAAGAGCTGGGCAATTGAAATCGACACCAAAAATAACGATGGTGGCTTTTTAGGCTTATATCAACGCGGGAACTCCTTTGATGAAAAGATGCATGGTAACCACGTTGCAGTTAATTACCCCGCATCACCGGAAACCTATACGCAGCGTGGTGGTTTGACCAGTTCATACCGGTTTGAACAAAATCACTTAGCGGCACAGGAAAAGTTGAAGTTGAATAATGGGCAGTGGTATCGCCTCCAGCTATCGTGGTCAGCGAAGAGTAAGGTCATGACATACACCTTTGGCAATAATACGCCGCGGTTAGTCAAAATCGATACGAGTGTGTTCGGTAAGGAAGTCCGTAATCTGACTTGGGGCGTGACCAGCACTTCGACCAGTAGTAACGCACGAACGCTGGTGGCTTTTGAGCAACTGCCACAACCGATCGAAATCGAGTCTGAATTGAACGTGACGAACGTGAGCCAAGAGTTGCCCGTCCATGAGGGCAGTTGGGTGCATGGTGGCGACGACTTGGAATACGAGTATGTGCTGAGTTATTTGAGTGGCGACAATGGTTGGGAGAAGGTGGAAGCCAATATTCCACTGCCAGAATACGTGAAATTCTCGTCGGCCACGGTCCGTTATGAGGATGGGCATGAGGAAACGATTGAGCTGCCGGATGACGATCGATCTGAGGACCGACTGCAACACATGCTGAGCCAGAGTTTATCCAAGGAGAATCGGCATGCGTACATCACACTGCGCGGGGAAGCTGAGCGCGTCAATCAGGATACGAAGGTTCAGGATGATATCAGTTACTTTGTCGGCCCGGCGATGGAGATTGCGACCGCCACGCCACACTTCACCATTACGACCGGTAAAGCAGTCAGTTTGTCGGTAGACCCGGTTCAGCCAGTCAAAAAGGGTGCGCCCGCAACCGTCAAAGGCCAAGTTAAGCTGGATGATGGCTTGGACTTTGATAATGACGGCATGCGGGTCGAACTGAAGCTGAATGGCGAACGACTGGAAGACTACCTGCTAGACCCTGATGACGCACCTGGTTACGTGGAGTTAGAGTTAGATCCCGAAGACTTGAACGAGGGTGAAAATGAGTTGATTCTGCGCGCCAAAAGCCAGGATAATGCGACCTCAGATGCGGTGGCGGTGACGATTCTAGTCCTGAATGGTGAGCTCAAAATTAAATCTTCCAGCAAGACGAGTACGTTTGAAGCCGTGCGATTAACTGGGGCGGCGCAAACGAGTCGGCCTAAGGATCTAGAAGTCATTGTCGCGGATGAGACTGGTGGCAATACTGGCTGGCGCCTTGACGTGCACGCTAGCAAATTCGTGACGGCGCAGGGCCGAGTACTAGCAGGTGACCTCTACTATAATGATGGTAAAGAACTCAAATCGGTCACGGATGCGACCCAAACGGTGGTCAAGACGCAGACGAAAGCTGGGGAAGATTACAATGTCACCAAGGACTGGTCAGACCAGCACGGCTTGATCATCAAGACCAATCCCGCCGCGGTGCCCGGTCAGTACGAGAGCACGTTGACGTGGACGTTGAGTGCGGTGCCAGGGAAGTAG
- a CDS encoding CPBP family intramembrane glutamic endopeptidase: MRQLKSVLILWGGILASMGLVSLFLRVPPFNQLSAPLTTGLQESLLLGIVLLFNAAWFQQPLHYRNIPISWIQFKPVLPTLLVTALIASLALLSTRQWSTTFAALIVAILISLFEETSFRGLLFQLCRSTWGVFPGALLSSVFFSLTHLLNLSHQILTITLLQLVFTFVLGLLLCLVTVQTKSLFWAIIIHTANDFFSTMAPTIQLPGITTTAQFQIFEIIIIIILIAPLSITIRGQVDHPHH, from the coding sequence ATGCGACAACTCAAAAGCGTCCTAATATTATGGGGTGGCATTCTAGCAAGTATGGGCCTCGTCAGCTTGTTTCTACGAGTCCCACCCTTCAACCAGTTGTCAGCGCCCCTCACCACTGGTCTACAAGAAAGCCTGTTGTTAGGCATTGTCCTCCTGTTCAATGCCGCTTGGTTTCAGCAGCCACTGCACTATCGCAACATCCCCATCAGCTGGATACAATTCAAACCCGTGCTACCAACGCTACTGGTGACCGCACTCATTGCTAGCCTAGCCCTGTTGTCCACGCGCCAGTGGTCGACCACCTTTGCCGCACTCATCGTAGCCATTCTGATCAGTTTATTCGAAGAAACTAGCTTTCGTGGACTACTCTTTCAACTATGCCGATCAACCTGGGGTGTGTTTCCAGGCGCACTGCTCAGTAGCGTATTCTTTAGTCTGACCCACCTGCTTAATCTCAGTCATCAGATCTTAACTATAACGCTACTACAACTCGTCTTTACTTTCGTCCTTGGCTTATTACTGTGCCTCGTCACGGTCCAAACAAAGTCGTTATTCTGGGCAATTATCATCCATACGGCCAATGATTTTTTCAGTACGATGGCACCCACCATTCAGCTACCGGGCATCACCACTACCGCCCAATTTCAAATTTTTGAAATCATCATTATTATCATCTTGATTGCTCCGTTATCTATCACGATTCGTGGCCAGGTTGATCATCCTCATCACTAA